A stretch of Caenorhabditis elegans chromosome IV DNA encodes these proteins:
- the T04B2.8 gene encoding uncharacterized protein (Confirmed by transcript evidence), with the protein MSFVIFGLEALNTFYFNLVFLCGFLGYLVFNCGVCDTASPAECQDPYGCDSNQGHSPSRESVGFDINPAMSPVFEKGATESNFDLNIFDEPKESSWWNVKVLCGGGSSASL; encoded by the exons atgagTTTCGTCATATTTGGCCTGGAAGCTTTGAACACATTTTATT ttaaccTCGTCTTTTTGTGTGGATTTTTGGGATATTTAGTGTTTAATTGTGGTGTTTGTGACACCGCTTCTCCAGCTGAATGCCAGGATCCATATGGATg CGATTCGAATCAAGGTCACTCGCCCAGTCGTGAATCAGTGGGTTTTGATATTAATCCAGCAATGTctccagtttttgaaaaaggagcAACTGAGAG caattttgatcttaacatttttgatgagCCAAAAGAGTCCAGTTGGTGGAA TGTAAAAGTGCTTTGTGGTGGAGGTAGCAGTGCATCcctttga
- the T04B2.3 gene encoding Shieldin complex subunit 1 (Partially confirmed by transcript evidence), producing MSRVFLEEADRPPPAYYQNNNSKEQEPLKIVPFQTPDPEKWISAPEFVPRSKQLADAFGFPATDFDNQNIPKATQFDPNYYDFSHQNPFSPQSISMNTPAPFNGIPPGYTANMTTINPGNGPPIAAILLRKKRKRRSKHSTNSMVNAHSTSPCSSHPSDPNGDISSCDEFQKHSDVEHNDLSGSCPDLTAQQIQKWDDYLYETAKAVNENGVLHESTGERTSEDLSSSVYEVAAPGIMETLTQTISGTSNKELQKLDQEINGNVMTSSMVLRKLANHTFISDGCSEKTLEQEMKDLTFRRPITPQRYGYPQIDNNVSPYVHLATLDSKKKKVTNHLIDKDALKAYLDEEEEEEDFLEGLNITVNNFDTCEDLSLSDVEQPSRFQQFQDAIRKNTIVISTDLQAPGRQCCTIM from the exons ATGTCAAGAGTATTTCTCGAGGAGGCTGATCGTCCTCCTCCCgcttattatcaaaataataattcaaaagaGCAAGAaccattgaaaattgttcccTTTCAGACGCCGGACCCAGAAA aatggatTAGTGCTCCTGAATTTGTTCCTCGTTCGAAGCAGCTAGCAGATGCATTCGGCTTTCCAGCAACTGATTTTGATAATCAAAACATTCCAAAAGCAACACAATTTG ATCCAAACTATTACGATTTCTCTCATCAGAATCCATTTTCACCACAGTCCATTTCAATGAATACACCTGCTCCTTTCAATGGTATTCCACCTGGATACACTGCTAATATGACAACCATTAATC CAGGCAACGGTCCACCGATTGCAGCCATTTTGCTCCGCAAGAAGCGAAAAAGACGTTCAAAACATTCAACAAATTCAATGGTCAACGCACATTCA ACATCCCCCTGCTCCTCACATCCATCGGACCCAAATGGGGACATTTCATCTTGTGAtgagtttcaaaaacattcagaTGTAGAACATAATGATCTCAGTGGCTCTTGTCCAGATTTGACTGCTCAGCAAATTCAGAAGTGGGATGATTATTTG TATGAAACGGCAAAAGCAGTAAACGAAAACGGAGTTCTACACGAGAGTACCGGAGAAAGAACATCGGAAGACCTCAGTTCTTCGGTGTACGAGGTTGCAGCTCCTGGAATTATGGAAACTTTAACACAGACAATTTCTGGAACATCAAATAAAGAACTTCAAAAACTGGATCAAGAAATTAATGGAAATGTTATGACATCATCAATGGTCTTGAGAAAACTTGCGAATCACACTTTCATATCAGATGGCTGTTCAGAAAAGACACTGGAACAAGAAATGAAGGATTTAACATTCAGAAGGCCTATCACACCG CAAAGATACGGATATCCACAAATCGATAACAATGTATCTCCTTACGTTCATTTGGCAACGTTggattcaaaaaagaaaaaagtcacAAATCATTTAATCGATAAGGATGCACTGAAAGCATAT TTGGATGAagaggaagaggaagaagattTCTTGGAAGGACTGAATATTACAGTTAATAACTTTGACACGTGCGAA GATTTGAGTCTTTCCGATGTTGAACAACCATCTCGATTCCAACAATTTCAAGATGCGATTCGAAAGAATACGATAGTCATTTCTACGGATCTTCAAGCACCTGGTAGACAGTGCTGCACAATTATGTAG
- the msd-3 gene encoding MSP domain-containing protein (Confirmed by transcript evidence), which yields MSLTADPPACTVPAAGGASTHKLVNAGAEKMIFKIKSSNNNEYRITPVFGFVDPSGSKDITITRTAGAPKEDKLVVHFAAAPADATDAQAAFAAITPAGTITIPMSATA from the coding sequence atgTCTCTGACGGCCGATCCACCAGCGTGCACTGTTCCAGCTGCTGGAGGTGCTTCTACCCACAAACTTGTCAATGCTGGAGCTGAGAAGATGATCTTCAAGATCAAGTCTTCAAACAACAACGAATACCGCATCACTCCGGTCTTTGGATTCGTTGATCCATCTGGTTCAAAGGACATCACAATCACTCGTACTGCTGGAGCACCAAAAGAAGACAAGCTTGTTGTTCACTTTGCCGCTGCTCCGGCTGATGCAACTGATGCCCAAGCTGCGTTTGCTGCCATCACTCCAGCTGGAACCATTACAATTCCAATGTCGGCAACGGCTTAG
- the frk-1 gene encoding Fer-related kinase 1 (Confirmed by transcript evidence), with the protein MGTVEKSSNNDASVTDDIRSAEYYHGMVPRQDAEGFLKREGDFLVRKTEQMPGKVVLAMSVRVTDELCRHFMLNMDPTSNKFYFEHTHQESTISELINWHMTTKTPISAASGAKIRRPMERSPWLINHDSIVANKKLGEGAFGDVFIAELDQGGKQEVAVKTMRAEATREARLRFMKEARLMRKYQHKHVVKLIGVAIHEHPLMIVMEYCPNGSLLSHLKKNKVSLIEKLRFTTEAADGIAYLERSKCIHRDIAARNCLLSAKNELKISDFGMSDNKDEIKDETLEKVPIKWLAPETMQEKVYTHKTDIWTFGVLVWEIYSDGAEPYPGLTKIQTRAKIVVNDYRMKMPDGTHPTVADVVTGTCWQKNPEKRSTMDSIHKKLREFYESKK; encoded by the exons ATGGGAACCGTCGAAAAATCGTCAAACAACGATGCATCGGTGACTGACGACATCCGCAGTGCTGAATATTATCACGGAATGGTACCACGTCAGGATGCGGAAGGATTCTTGAAGCGAGAAGGCGATTTTCTTGTTCGGAAGACTGAGCAAATGCCAGGAAAAGTTGTGTTGGCGATGTCTGTGAGGGTAACCGATGAGTTGTGCCGCCACTTCATGCTCAATATGGACCCGACAAGCAATAAGTTCTACTTTGAGCACACTCATCAAGAGAGCACAATTTCAGAACTTATCAATTGGCACAt GACCACCAAAACTCCCATCTCAGCTGCTTCTGGAGCAAAGATCCGCCGTCCAATGGAGCGATCCCCTTGGCTTATCAATCATGACAGCATCGTTGCAAACAAGAAACTCGGCGAAGGTGCATTTGGTGATGTTTTTATCGCTGAGCTTGATCAAGGTGGAAAACAGGAAGTCGCTGTGAAGACAATGCGTGCCGAAGCAACACGTGAAGCTCGGCTCCGTTTCATGAAGGAAGCTCgtttgatgagaaaatatcAGCACAAGCATGTGGTGAAATTGATTGGAGTGGCAATTCATGAACATCCATTGATGATTGTGATGGAATATTGTCCAAATGGTTCATTGTTGAGTCATTTGAAGAAGAACAAAGTATCtttgattgaaaaactgaGATTCACGACTGAAGCTGCCGACGGAATCGCATACTTGGAGAGATCTAAGTGCATTCACCGTGACATCGCTGCTAGAAATTGCCTTTTGTCAGCGAAAAAT GAGCTGAAAATCTCTGATTTCGGAATGTCGGATAACAAGGATGAGATTAAGGATGAAACCCTTGAAAAGGTTCCCATTAAGTGGTTGGCACCAGAGACAATGCAGGAGAAAGTGTACACTCATAAGACTGATATCTGGACATTCGGAGTTCTCGTTTGGGAGATTTATTCTGATGGAGCTGAGCCATATCCAGGATTgacgaaaattcaaactcgTGCCAAGATAGTTGTCAACGACTACAGAATGAAAATGCCAGACGGAACACATCCAACTGTTGCTGACGTTGTAACTGGAACCTGTTGGCAGAAGAATCCAGAGAAAAGATCAACTATGGATTCAATCCACAAGAAGCTCCGAGAGTTTTACGAATCGAAGAAATAG
- the T04B2.3 gene encoding Shieldin complex subunit 1 (Partially confirmed by transcript evidence), producing MVNAHSTSPCSSHPSDPNGDISSCDEFQKHSDVEHNDLSGSCPDLTAQQIQKWDDYLYETAKAVNENGVLHESTGERTSEDLSSSVYEVAAPGIMETLTQTISGTSNKELQKLDQEINGNVMTSSMVLRKLANHTFISDGCSEKTLEQEMKDLTFRRPITPQRYGYPQIDNNVSPYVHLATLDSKKKKVTNHLIDKDALKAYLDEEEEEEDFLEGLNITVNNFDTCEDLSLSDVEQPSRFQQFQDAIRKNTIVISTDLQAPGRQCCTIM from the exons ATGGTCAACGCACATTCA ACATCCCCCTGCTCCTCACATCCATCGGACCCAAATGGGGACATTTCATCTTGTGAtgagtttcaaaaacattcagaTGTAGAACATAATGATCTCAGTGGCTCTTGTCCAGATTTGACTGCTCAGCAAATTCAGAAGTGGGATGATTATTTG TATGAAACGGCAAAAGCAGTAAACGAAAACGGAGTTCTACACGAGAGTACCGGAGAAAGAACATCGGAAGACCTCAGTTCTTCGGTGTACGAGGTTGCAGCTCCTGGAATTATGGAAACTTTAACACAGACAATTTCTGGAACATCAAATAAAGAACTTCAAAAACTGGATCAAGAAATTAATGGAAATGTTATGACATCATCAATGGTCTTGAGAAAACTTGCGAATCACACTTTCATATCAGATGGCTGTTCAGAAAAGACACTGGAACAAGAAATGAAGGATTTAACATTCAGAAGGCCTATCACACCG CAAAGATACGGATATCCACAAATCGATAACAATGTATCTCCTTACGTTCATTTGGCAACGTTggattcaaaaaagaaaaaagtcacAAATCATTTAATCGATAAGGATGCACTGAAAGCATAT TTGGATGAagaggaagaggaagaagattTCTTGGAAGGACTGAATATTACAGTTAATAACTTTGACACGTGCGAA GATTTGAGTCTTTCCGATGTTGAACAACCATCTCGATTCCAACAATTTCAAGATGCGATTCGAAAGAATACGATAGTCATTTCTACGGATCTTCAAGCACCTGGTAGACAGTGCTGCACAATTATGTAG
- the F44D12.10 gene encoding C2H2-type domain-containing protein (Partially confirmed by transcript evidence), translated as MKEALNTEREKTDSYRLKWLDQMRKMVFNMEEENGEPFDCRICEICAAPYREDAMRAPRVLPCDHTICTDCAGHFVQKKQFSVHSIAKFHS; from the exons atgaaagaagCTCTCAACACAGAACGAGAGAAAACTGATTCATATCGATTGAAATGGCTTGACCAAATGAGAAAGATGGTGTTCAATATGGAGGAAGAAAATGGAGAACCTTTTGATTGCAGAATTTGTGAGATCTGTGCTGCTCCATACAGAGAAGATGCGATGCGAGCGCCACGTGTTCTTC cctGTGACCACACAATCTGCACTGATTGCGCTGGTCATTTCGTCCAAAAGAAACAATTCTCTGTCCATTCGATCGCCAAATTTCACAGTTGA
- the dhs-31 gene encoding C-factor (Confirmed by transcript evidence), translated as MAPKTVFITGANRGIGLGIVRKLLKVSEIEVIIAGARNLEAANELRELAKADNRLHAITVDVANDERLANSVKQVESLVGDRGLNLLINNAGCYELYETTDSPSRKASLKCFDVNAVGSLMASQLFLPLLKKAAAHTHITGLSASRAAILNIGSDCSSQFLNGTPTVNDVSIAYKMSKVAMLSFARSLASDFRTLNIPVLIATIHPGWVLTEMGGSDAEITVEESATDIVDSIERLNTSHQGGLFERKLTPMPF; from the exons atggcTCCGAAGACTGTTTTCATCACTGGAGCCAATCGAGGAATTGGTTTGGGAATTGTGCgcaaacttttgaaagtttccgaAATTGAAGTAATAATTGCTGGAGCTAGAAACCTCGAGGCAGCTAAt gaaCTCCGAGAACTTGCTAAAGCTGATAACCGACTTCATGCAATTACTGTAGACGTGGCAAATGATGAGAGATTGGCAAACTCCGTGAAACAAGTTGAAAGTCTCGTCGGGGACCGTGGACTCAATTTACTTATCAATAATGCTGGTTGCTATGAGTTATACGAAACGACGGATTCTCCCAGTAGAAAGGCATCTTTGAAGTGTTTCGATGTAAATGCTGTTGGCTCTTTGATGGCTTCTCAG ttaTTCCTTCCTCTTCTCAAAAAAGCAGCTGCTCACACTCACATAACCGGACTTTCGGCTAGTCGCGCTGCAATTCTGAACATTGGATCCGATTGCTCTTCTCAGTTTTTGAATGGTACACCTACTGTAAACGACGTTTCAATTGCCTACAAAATGAGCAAAGTGGCAATGCTTAGTTTCGCCAGGTCACTTGCTTCTGACTTCAGAACTCTGAACATTCCTGTTTTAATTGCAACTATTCATCCAGGTTGGGTGCTCACTGAAATGGGAGGTTCAGATGCAGAAATAAcg gtGGAGGAGTCGGCAACGGATATTGTGGATAGCATTGAACGACTGAATACTTCACATCAAGGAGGTTTATTTGAACGAAAACTCACACCTATgccattttaa
- the F44D12.6 gene encoding CDI domain-containing protein (Confirmed by transcript evidence), with product MDVFDILISQYWTFLSVFLISILMTICGGKVRRQNSKPSNEDQQQQPVSEPNYDKTQDIQTVELQEDPLANVRLLTPTLPGGCNDENAAKEAALRHKTNQYFPKWEIQTRRITNGTTKEEMKKMVAQLPQHPKQRYRKELRVPVLDKRNEKWKDAHVHWRETGLAFIIRSNDACRSKDDGGCDTIDSQNSKEDQERSKVNSEMPLSDKKPDRKPQETPRRSKQRTPGPMMPTQKSSKKSAKERKLEPTQEETMKSGGGGAKSGRTTPKTAGMATANAPSNTESGKSVFSV from the exons ATGGATGTCTTCGATATTTTGATAAGTCAATATTGGACATTCCTGTCTGTTTTTCTG ATTAGCATTTTAATGACAATTTGTGGCGGAAAAGTGCGCAGACAAAACTCGAAACCATCGAACGAAGACCAACAACAGCAACCTGTGTCTGAGCCAAACTACGATAAAACTCAAGATATCCAAACAGTTGAACTTCAAGAGGATCCACTTGCAAATGTTCGTCTTCTAACACCAACACTTCCTGGTGGATGTAATGATGAGAATGCGGCAAAAGAAGCTGCGCTCCGTCATAAAACCAATCAATACTTCCCAAAGTGGGAAATCCAAACACGGAGAATAACGAATGGGACCACGAAGGAAGAGATGAAGAAGATGGTTGCGCAATTGCCACAACATCCGAAACAACGGTACAGGAAGGAGTTGAGAGTTCCCGTGTTGGATAAGAGaaacgaaaaatggaaaga CGCCCATGTTCATTGGCGAGAGACTGGTTTGGCCTTTATTATCCGAAGCAATGATGCATGCCGATCGAAAGATGATGGAGGTTGTGACACGATCGATAGCCAAAATAGTAAAGAAGACCAGGAAAGATCGAAG GTGAACTCTGAAATGCCGTTGTCCGACAAGAAGCCCGACCGAAAACCGCAAGAAACACCTCGTCGCAGCAAACAACGGACTCCTGGTCCAATGATGCCTACTCAAAAATCAtccaaaaaatcagcaaaagaACGGAAATTGGAGCCAACTCAGGAGGAGACCATGAAGAGCGGCGGCGGTGGTGCAAAATCGGGACGAACTACTCCAAAGACAGCTGGAATGGCAACTGCAAATGCACCTTCGAATACAGAATCTGGAAAGTCGGTGTTTTCTGTTTGA